The Heteronotia binoei isolate CCM8104 ecotype False Entrance Well chromosome 6, APGP_CSIRO_Hbin_v1, whole genome shotgun sequence genomic sequence GCAGCAGGAAAAATGCCTCAGAGTTGAGCTTGTGTTTCGgaacagttcagttcagtctgGGAACTGTGGAGTTCAGTCAGAGTACTGAAGCTagtcagttgtgaaagcaactggaAAGGAGCTGAGACAGCCTGTGGGCCGAGTTCCTTGGGAGACAGAACAATTTCTCTGTGAGAGAGTTATTGGgcagaagggggcaaaaccaggcaccttctgtgaagagaaactctgaggagatctgtcagcacatcagggcagactcctggttcaaaTGAGAACACTCTAACACACTCTAACAAGGagtcacctgcgactcctcgagcgctttcatcagcgctgccttcgcaccatcctcaacgtccactggagtgactttgtgaccaacactgaagtcctcaagtgggcggaggttaccagcatcgaggcagtgctgctgaagatgcagctgcgctgggcagggcatatttctaggatggaaaaccaccgccttcccaagattgccctgtatggcgaactctccaccggccattgaaatagaggggcaccaaagaagaggtacaaggactccttgaagaaatcccttggcacctgtcgcatcaaccatcaccagtggtctgacctagcctcagatcgcaaagcatggaggcacaccatccaccaggctgtctcttcctttgagaacgcacgcatagctggtcttgaggacaaaaggagattgaggaagaatcgcactgctacagcaccaaccccaaatcagacttttccctgcagccactgtggccagatctgcctgtcccgcattggtcttgtcagccaccagcgagcctgcagcagacgtggactattgcacccttcttaaatcttcgttcgttcgcgaagccaagccgagagagagaacacaCAAATACTGGGACTGGATTCTTGTGGCTAGGAGGgaatcccaagagtcagactggAAATCTAGCTGGGGTAGGATACACAGGATGGCTAGTGTGGTTAGTGTGTACGTCTGTGAGGGAATAttgatctggcacaagtcaggagtcctcagtgtgaaTGGCAAAGAGTGTGTGGACtttaattatttttatgatttaaaaaAGCCTGAGCATAGAGCTATTCCATCTCTGCCTAGTGTTCCTAATGCCAAGAAGGCACTGCCTGCCTTTTCAAGTTTTTATATATTCTTAAGCCTGCCATTTTATAGTTTAAAGCTATCTCAGCCTGATATATCTCTGGTGTTTAGAGACTCATTATTTTGtatttctgcctgccaactgatttgcctttaaatagcctaatcaatattattttaacCCCCCTCTCTTGCCTTTTCTGatccaataaatattctttgtggaTTTTAAAATGTCTGGTGCCCAGTTTTTATAGTTCTAACAGGATTTAAGTGTGCGTGCCAGAGGTACTGGAGGGTGGGTGACAGAAAAATTTCATAGTGGTCACCTTCCCAAACTTGTTATTACCTCAACcagctttttattggggaatattaatatttcttagctcaaaatggtagtcGGCAAGAGGTGAGGTAAAGCAGGATCTCTGTCAGTGATTacagagatagaccactgaaatccTTTGGTTAAACTGAGGAATTTTATTATAGGAAATGATTTTCAAATGGTTACATCCCTATCAAGCATACCTTGAGCACACGAAAATAGTACAAACAGGCCTACGCTATGGAATAGCCCTATTCATCACCTCTGAAGTATTCTTTTTTCTTGGCTTCTTCCGCCTAACCCTAACGTGCTTTCTCGGACAATGTCGCGTCATCACTGATACGTTGTGAAAAGTATTGTTAATAGGCCCAGGTTTATAAGAGTCTGGGCTTTCAACAACACATTACATGTTCATCATTCTTGACAGTGGAAGACCATCAACAATCCCTGCACTTGGCCTGTCAGTGTGTCCAATGGACACAGCAAGGCATGTGCTTCTGTGGTTGTCAGAAAAAACAATTGGAGGGAGAGCAAATCGTGGCGAGTTATCCCCAATCTGAGAAATCAATAAAGGATGATCAgccctctcccagataagagtccccacacttaaccaccacaccaaaataaagtgcacaacagTATCATCTTGAAAGCAtcgcacccccaccccccggtccatggaaaaaatgccttccacaaaacaggtccctggtgccaagaaggttggggaccactgtttcaGAAGACGTGGGAACAGTGATATATCATAGGGTGAAACCGTTCAGGCCAGGTCTCAGGGACCTGGTTCTCACGTTGCTCCTGTCCATGAATTGTGGGAATCCAATGTGAAGTGTCGCCTGGGAACAGAAGAGATTGATCCGAAGGTGAATACTATGAAGAGGTAGTTCCATTCGATACCAACCTGGACATTCTAAAGTTCTGGATCCAGTGTTCATTTTCCCAGATCCAGTTGACAAAAATCCTCCACCACTGCGAGGATCTTGGGAAGACCCACCAGCGGCGTGAAGAGGATGCCTCCACAAGACCAACAAAGTAGGAGGAATTAACAGTGCAGCAGATATAACAACGGTGGTTCCTTCCTCTATGGCTAGCGATGTAACGCTGCCTGAGAACAGATCACCTTCTCCGACAGGCAATCAAACGCTGGTCATGTTTCCACAAAACTGACAGAAGCAGGGAGATGATCCCCACTCCCTGTGACAATAGACCAGCAATTGTGCCTGATATTTCCACCTTCATGTTTAGCTATATCGCTATTTGGTGTTTGAATTTCTGCGGGAAAGCTAAACATGGACTTTGCCAGCCAATCGGATTGAATAACCATACAGAAGGATCATGAAAATATGGCGAGTCCGACACAAACACTTTGCCAATGAAGCGTGTGCGCATGAAAAGCCTGTTTTTTCCCTCCGCTGGGGTGCTTGAGCTGGTGATTATGCACATGCGCTACAAAAGcaatttttattaaaaagaagGTCCAGATCCAGACTGGCCATCTGATTGAGCAACCACGATACAGGCGCACGATGAGCCGGGCTGAGAATGGAACATCTGATCTGACGACCATGCTCCAAATTATAACAGGTAAAAAAAAAGGCGACTTGGTAATGGGGGGAATTGCACATGTGACCGGGGCACTAGACTATCATTCTATTACTGTTCTTTCAATAGCATGTATTGGTAGGGTTGGATCCCATCCACTCTCTGCCAGCATAAGTGAGAGAAGTACTCATGCCTCTATTCATGACAGTTCCTTTTTCTGTGTGGGTCAAAAGGAGAATGGTTGAATTTGCTGGGGCAAACAAAAGGTATCCACTTCCACCAGAAGAAACCTGCTAAAATCCAATTGTTACAGTGTTTCCAGGCATGCTTGATTATGCTGCAAAATAATGTGTAGTTGACTGTCACAATTTTAAAACCTTGCACTAGTGCAACTATCAGTAAATTCCACCATTACCTTGTCTGTGCTAGTTTAGCAAGTCATCTTCAGATCACACTGTAAATATTTGAAGATTAGGATGAAAAAGCCAGATTGGTGTGCTAAAGATGTGACGCTCCTTCCCTGACAAACTCCCCTACAGTTTCCTTCAAACAGTACAGCTATTTTGCAGCAATAGAAGCTCATTCAGGATCTTGCAGCGTACTCAAAAGTACAGAGCTCTACAGATctgagagaaagagggaaaaggtAATTCCTGAGGCAAAACTAAATCAACCACAGCCGTAAGTGCTTTCAAGGCATTACATTTCATTCTGATGCAAGTAAAATTTTGGTTAGGcaaaatctggaaaagaaaaatatGTTTTACAATTACATTTTAGcaattaataatttaaagaaaTGTGTTCAAATGATGGGGCTGTCTAAAAATCAAAAATGTATTTGATACAGAAGATAAATACATAATGGAGTCTGTCTTACTATATTCTGACATTTATCATTCATACAGATTATACTTCAGAAAGAAAAATCATAAAGCCCAAGAAAGATGAAGTTAATATCTGTGGGCATAGCTTGCATCTGTATGCTGGTGAATGCACTGACAGGTATCTTGATTGCTCTACTTAAATATATCTCCTTTGATATGACCTGTGTTCTGCTCTGTGCATATAGTCTTGCTAGTAAAGGAATATAATTAACATTTAGTTCCCTCATTAGTGGAAGTTGTAGAGATCTATAATGAgtgatggggaaaacagaagagTCTTTATTCAGACAGCTTAGAAGCAAGAAGCTTAGAGGTTTGTTTTTGCGCGACAGAGCAGGTATTTGCTCTGCAAAGTTCTTCCATTATGGATTTAGTGGTGATGAATTTTTTGCTTATTTGCAGATGCCAGGCCTATTGAGGATGAAGACGGTAAAGTTTTAAAAGTTCTCTTTTCCACCTCCAGCCCCAAACCTATAATTGGAATCTCATTGTTCAAGAGCTCATTAATATCAGAAAAGaagcttctgttgatttcagagGGAGACcctgggaataataataataacaacaataatatttaatttgtatcctgccctccccgctgaagcaggctcagggcggctctgtcACTAgctttagatttatttattttattttatttatttattactttacatttatatcccgccctctccgcaagtggactttAGTATATATACACCTTCGTATTTAGTATTTAGTATATATACTATTTCGGATTTAGTATATATACACCTTCGTAATAGAGGTTACAAAGTTTATATAAAAACTGAAGCCTTCTGAGAGGGTTagaatggcaggcatcttttaaatggggaaggaagaaagatattatttctggttttaacagttatcgtaagctgccttgaaccactaagaaaggtgggatataaataactgttttaataaataaaaaacaaacaaataaagcgGAAGTGAGTTTGAAGGTGAATCATGAAATCGCAGCACAAAATGCCATGTACTGCAATGCTGCCTTGCTGAATCAAGAACCACATATGTACAACAGTACTGAACTTTAAAGTTTTCTGCATGCAGCACAGTATAGAACCacacaggggtagggaacattggctctccagatgttttttgcctacaactcccatcagccccagccattggccatgctacaGCATCAAAAAGATGGTAACTGACTCCCCCAACTGAGCACATAATATGAATGTACAGAACAAAGCTGATTAAAAGTCAGTAATGTGtcacatccagtccaaaactgaaATTCAGGTATTATGTCCCGCATTTCATATTCATAGAGTTATTTGTATTTACACCACATTTTAAAGATGTTCTGTGGTTTATGATTCAGATTTTATGTGTTCTAGTTCTGCTCCCTTTTCTCTTCCCTCTCTCCAAATTATACCAGCATCCCTGGACATTTGTAGGCATTAAAAAAACCAATGGATTTTTCTAGCTTTTGTTACATTCTAAGTCAGGTGgaatacaggagggcctggtgtgactttgtccatggggtcgcaaagagtcggactcgactgtgcaactgaacaacaaaaaagtcaGACAAACAACTCTGAAGttattaaattaaatatttttgttgCCATGTCTTTTGTTTCATTAATGGGAAAACACATACAGGGAAAAACACATATAGCAGCAGCTGTTTTCTATTTTCCATATTTTATTATCCACCTGGAGTCCAAGTGAgtaaggagggatataaataaagtggATAAATAATACTCTATGAAATTGACTGGTCAAGGTTGTACCAGTCCTAGGGCTAAAATGAAAGGTGCATATTTCAGGAGTCTTAGATCCTATATTAAGCTTTGTTCGCTGAAAATATCATCATACATTAAGAtttctgttattttattttagacCCTTACAGAGAACCTGCAGGCATGCTTTACTGGCCTTTTTCAACCAATGATTTCTGGTCATATGTGGAGTACTTCCGGACCTTGGGAGCATACCACAGAAtcaatgagatggccagaacctTCTTTGCTCACCAGCCACTTGGAAATACTCTTGGATATGCTGTTCCATATCATGAGCACTAACTTGCTGGGCTAATCCCAGTGCTCATAGATTGAATGAGTTTTACTATTGCCAAGAAACACCAAAAGTGCTTGCTTAACAACTGTGTTGTTATAAGGCTTCCTTTGTATCAAGCATGCAGCTTCTCATGTTTctttctgttttaaaatgctaatgATGCTATCATGACTTCTTTTTAGCAGATTATCTATAAATTTTATATACTGCAATCTGAATAAAGAATTATTTTATTCTCATGTGGTTTACTTTTGATAATGCATATTAATTCCtatttttaaagctatttaaGGGGAAATATTTGGCTACAGCTCTTCTTCAGATGAATAAATGCCTAACTTGCTGTgggaaaatgttttatttatagatTTTTGCAATAACTTTTATGCACCATTTACTTCTCAGTGGCACAAAACTCATCATACCATTTATTTAAACTAATATTTGGTGAGAGAGGTTAGGAAGTAGTATGAGTCCTATATATAGATAACTAcatttcacacaatggccaatcaaTTCCTTCCCTGGACAGTTTAtgccatggggggtggggtggaatgaaGTTCCTTGAACATGTCCCAGGCAGTGCAGTTTGGAGTGGGAACTGCAGGAAGCCAACACACAAATCATGTACATATGACTGTGAAACTGTTCATGGGTTAGGTCCACATTCCCCATCTCACAGTTTATGGAAACAAACCCCACAAAATTCAGAAGGAATCCACTAATCTTAATTGGTTTGGGTGCTAcgaacacaagaaaagcccagctggaacacAGAAAGGAttctagaacaaattttgagtccagtggctggcatgtttaagaccaacagtttattcaaggtatgatctttcatgtgcatgcacacttcttcagatacaaagaaatggaagctaatgtttcatatatacataggtgaacagcaaattatca encodes the following:
- the OTOS gene encoding otospiralin; the protein is MKLISVGIACICMLVNALTDARPIEDEDDPYREPAGMLYWPFSTNDFWSYVEYFRTLGAYHRINEMARTFFAHQPLGNTLGYAVPYHEH